Below is a genomic region from Salmo trutta chromosome 19, fSalTru1.1, whole genome shotgun sequence.
AAAATGTAATGGTTTTGCATATAATATTAAAGAGACCCTGTTTGAATGTACAGTGGGGAATACATACAGTATTACACAATATTTAGACATTTGAGGAAATGTTTTTGGCtcagtaatgtactgtacatatgtCTACATCAGATGGAGGACATATCTAAAAGGTTAGTCACATATGCTCGTTGTGAAATTAGGTGTGTGGAGATATTTTATCAATCTCCTAATTCCTGGATTAAACCAACTAACTACCGTAGCTCCAGTGAGAATGTTCTTGTTACTGACATTTGTCCAAATGCCAGTTAATGCTTGAACTATTCCTGAACTATGTTACCTACTGTGTCCTAGTTTGTTGCCATTGACTAACATTGTTACTTCTTCCTTTTCAGCCTCACTGCTTGCCATGCAAATAGAGTGACAAACTGCCAACCAAAGAGAACACACTTAAGACCAAGATGACCACCAAGAAGGCAGATTTCCAGCGGAGGATTGTCTCCAAGGATGGACACAACCAAGTGCGCATTGACAACGTGGAGGGCATGGTGAAGCTCTATCTCCACGACATCTGGACCACGGTGGTGGACATGAAGTGGCGCTACAAGCTCACACTGTTCTCCTCCACCTTCGTCATGACCTGGTTCCTCTTCGGCGTAATCTTCTACTTCATCGGCATGGGCAACGGTGACTTCAAGGGTGAGCTGCTGTCCAACCACACGCCGTGCATCATGAATGTTGAGACCCTTACCGGCGCCTTCCTCTTCTCCCTGGAGTCGCAGACCACCATTGGCTACGGTTTCCGCTACATTACCGACGAGTGTCCACTGGCCATCTTCGTCCTTGTGGTCCAGCTGGTCACCACGGGCCTGGCTGAGATTTTCGTGACCGGGGCCTTCCTGGCCAAGCTGGCACGACCCAAGAAGCGGGCCGAGACTATAAAGTTCAGCCAGTCGGCGGTGATCTGCCGGCACGATGGCAAGCTATGTCTGATGGTGCGTGTGGCCAACATGAGGAAAAGCCTGCTGATCCAGTGCCAGCTGATCGGCAAGCTGCTTTCGCCCAACGTGACCGAGGAGGGCGAGAAGACACTGATCCACCAGACAGCTGTGGACTTCTACATGGACTCATGCGGGGAGTGCCCCTTCCTAATCCTGCCCCTCACATTCTATCACGTGTTGGATGAGAGCAGCCCGCTGGCGGGGCTGACCGCTGAGAGGTTGCGGACGCGTGACTTTGAGCTGCTGGTCACCCTCAACGCCACCATGGAGTCCACGGCAGCCACGTGTCAGAGCCGCACATCGTTCGTTCCCCAGGAGATCCTGTGGGGCTACGAGTTCAAGCCCGTGCTCTTCAGCACCCCCAGTGGCCGGTATGTGGCTGACTTTAACTTCTTTGACAAGGTGCAGTTAAGCAGCGACCCGACACTCCTCAGCAACAACACAGAGAAGCTGAAACTGGAGGAGGTGTACAAGAAGGAATAAGGGAGGACACTCAAACATGTTGGACACACTGGTAATAAACATGATCCACTTTAATGGTTGTTTTACCATAGTTATTGTCTATAAACAATTTGGAAATACACCCAGCTAGCaaatttggttccttggaagttgtgggaaagtatgtttttggtttcacattggttatGTGAACGAAGCCATATGTTTCCATAAGTTgaacattttgcctgttctgggaatatttatttttaggttgcaggaagGTCCTGCgaacgttttactctggttcctttaAAGTTTttctgggaggttttattaaacCTAAAATGataggttatttggaggtttttgaataacttccttaaaatggtcactgaatgtttcaataagccTTTTAATAATactgctagcttattttgggttaatgtttttgaactccaagcattTCCTTaagcattaatcatgcaaacacatgtaTTTGTTATTGTGACACAGCATCAGTGGGTTTGtgaacctatgatcttctgttctctatccatggtaTTAGTCCACTGCGCCATCAGGAAGGAGCTAACATGGCATATTTTTTACACATACAAAGCTGTTAATTTTAGTATGCTCGTACAGACCTCATTTCAAAGGAAACGAGacctcattaagatcaggtgtggccaattagtggccggccaacacacctgaacacacctgaacacacttaacaagatacaggctagagagagttttgtagatgctgagaacagaatgtatatgtttttaaatatcaATCTTAGAACGTTCTCTAAACATTACAAAAGTTTACTTGAGGATTTTTACAGAATgttttcttaacattctctgaacattttgagaacatgactttaaatataaCCATGAGGAAGCCTGtaggaaacattatgctgaagtactgaaattcccacagaataacattgtttcttaatgttcttggaacaatttgagaatGTGACTTTAAACATGACCATgtgcacccgcacattgactatgtaccggtagtaccccctgtatatagtctcgctgttgttattttactgctgctctttaattacttgttccttttatttcttattgttattcatattttttaaactgcattgttggttaggggcttgtaagtaagcatttcactttaaggtctacacctgttgtattaggcgcatctgactaatacaatttgatttgatttgaggaactgttatgctgaagtactgaaattcccacagaagaacgttgtttcttaacattctctgaactatttgagaacattcccaatgtcaaagcAGTTGGAGAACGTTTCTAGAACATTACCACCattaaaatgaaatgtaaccGTGTTTcaacttttaggaaacgttctgttaaagtaatgaaataccaagaaaataagttccttaaatgtgctgagaatgttccaaagaaACTACCTTGCATCAATCctagaaagttgtgggaaggttgtttCTAAAATAAgcataggacaaccacgctctcaacAAGCTCTAAGAACCATATGGTTCttagaacgttatgtgctagctgggcacAGTACGTAAATATAAATGTTTGTATAACTCATAAACCTAATGAGTGACTGCTGACAAATTTAGGCAAAAAAAACAATGTTCCTGATCAGTGTGCATCTGGTCAGAGTACATTCATGTgctgtgtacagtatatttggCATATTGTTTGTATTTACAAGCTTTATAATAGGAGTATATGGACATGCATTCAGAATAAGGACTGCGTCTCAGGTGCTGGTGTTTGTGTAATTGAATTTGTGGCAGTAACTGTTGCTGTACTAGAAAAAATTATGGAGGATTCCAGAAAAACAGATTCAAGATGTTGTTTCTTTTTATCACTCAAGTTGTATATTTTAATGAATTATACATATTTCACTCTAAAGGTATATGGGGATATAACAAAACTAGTTTGAGATAATGGCTGTGTAATGCTTAAAAGCTGTGTTCCATCTGTATCTCTGAATAAACCATTGGCTTTCAAGAATATATGATCCATATACCATAATGAGATTGAAGGGATGTTTGTATCTATAAATAGCTCTATAAAATTCCATTACCCCCATCCCACACTGCTCTACTCCTCATCTCTGTTGTTGTGGCAACACTCAGGGTAGAGCCAATGAGGTTTGTCGTTTGGTTGTTGGCACACATCGACTGTATTGGGTCAAAATAATGGGGGCAACTCCTCTTTACACTGCATGCAGACAGGGCACAATAACACACAATCTTTCACCTTCCAAGACAAGAGAGGACAGCACTTTGGTTGAAGATACTTTATTAgaaatgacacagtagaaaatcTATCAAAGTATATCATTTTTATGGTCCCTTTAGTAAACAATCTCAGTATCTCAGTCCTGTTTCTCAGCTTACAAGGCTGGCAGCTTATAAGTGTTCTACCCAAGCCTGCATCCCATAAAATAATACTGAACAGGTCTGAAATGACTTGCCTGGCCGACACAATCCGTTTTATATTAGTATATATAGTTTATGTTGTAAACTGTTTACAGAACATAAAGTTCAAAGGCCACAACTGTTTTTTCATTGTTTACTGCCTTCTTTAGTCTATTTCAATGACTTTTTTGTCACTATATCTATTATAAAAACATTGTCTGTGTCTTTGGCTGGCTGAGATCAACTCGTAGTGTATATATTGCATAAGTTATAAATTTATCATATAAAAAGAAATATAACACTGACTTGTATACTTCAATCTAACAAACGCACAGCGTTCGCGACTCAGAAAAACAATAATACAAAATTGGAACTTTGTAAAATCTCTTCAGCTGAACTGGGAGTTTCTGTGGTAAGTCACTGTGGTCAAGAAAACTCCTCCTTCCTTATAAAAAGATTTGAGGTCACACACAACATTTTACGAATCGTGCTTAATTCCAGTTATTCAAAATTTCCAAAACACAGATGAATTGATTTCAAGGCACTCTCTTTAAGAATAACAGTCAAGTAAAACAATCTTCCCTTTACGTTCAATAATGCCATATGCACTACTATGTAGTATAATAATACTGATAAGACATAAGGCAGTTTATATCCAAAGGAATAATACTTAATTTTTCACATATTTCAGTGTCTTTCATGATCCGCcgtcctctctgatgttgcccAACCCTTGGTCACAAACAGTCTGTGAGTCCATGCATGGTCATGTGAATGACCATCTAGCACACATCTACCCAAGGTGTTCCCTGCTGGTGCTTGTTTCACAGTTTACTACAGCCAAGTTTAGTACTTCTCCCTACTTCCTCTGAAGTACACACTCATCTGCGACACCACACCCCTCTCCACACTTACATCTTACTTATCTTGCCTCATCTTTACAGTCTTTGATATGTTTACTTCATTAAATAAGGTCGTTTAATAGTTTAAAAACATATATAATAAGTAACTGTTCATGCAGCTATTGTATTTTTGGGGTATATTTAGCGACCTTTATAAAAAGGACATGATCATGTTATATAGTCCACTGATAACTCCCTTTTAATTCTACTCAAAGACTTATCTTTCACTGTTCTCAGAAGCTACATGTCGCACAATGCCCTTGGTCATAGTAACGTCCACTATTGCCCTTTTTACATTTACAGTTTTCCCTCCTATATCGTCTTATAGCGACATGTCTGTAGCCCTCCTCTTAATCCTTTACAGAACCTTGAGTTCCCTCACCTGCTCATGCCCTAGACACCAGTTACCCTACCTCTACCAAATTTCTTCATTATATATCCTGCCCCTGTTTTTGTTTGGTTCTGACACTATCCAAACAGAAACCCTTTGTGTTTTCCCGTTTCTTCCCGTTTCTTCCTCCAGTTTTAGCGTAGCAAGACGCCCTTCCCTTGGCAGGTCTAATAGTACGTGCCCAGGTGGGAGGGCATGTGAGCACCTGGGTGCCGGGTGTTGGGGTAGATACCTCCGGTGGGGGAGTTCCAGTAGGGGTTGGGGGCAGCAAAGAAGCTGGAGGAGGTGACGGGTAGTGCTTGGGGGTGGGGCGTGACGAAGTTGACCTTCTGCTGGTGTGCATGGTAGGTGCTCATGTAGGACAGATCGGAGGGGTACTTGTACATGGAGGACTCTGGCGGGTGAGGCTGCAGGGCCTGGGCAATGCCGTGGAAGTCAAACTTGTAGGCGTAGCGCTTGCCGTGCACCTTGGTCATGATGTTCTTGTCGTAGTAGTAGCGCAAGGCACGGCTCAGCTTGTCGTAGTTCATGTTGGGCTTGCTCTTCCTCTCGCCCCAGCGCCTCGCCACCTCGTCAGGGTCGGTCATCTTGAACTCGCCATTGGTGCCCTCCCAGGTGATGCAGCCGGAGTTGGTGCTGTCTGACAGGAGCTCCAGCAGGAACTGCCACAACTGGATCTGTCCCGAGCCTGCAGGCAGAAAGGGTGTCAACACAGTTAAAGTTACTAATACAGGCCGGGATTCAAACCGCACTGTCGACATCGCACTGCACTTCACTTTCAAAGGCAATTTCCTTGATGTTCACGATCGCATTCAGGGTAAACGCTGCGGATGTCAGCTCAAGCGTAAATTACCTTTAAAGCTCAAGAGTAGTGCGATGTCGGCGGATTGCGGTTTGTTTGAGTCCCGGCCAACGTCTGGACAGAGACAGGAAGTCAACAGGTGTAACAATTACTTATACAGTTGGCGACAGAGTCAGGGAGTCAATATCGTAACAATTATAATACAGTCTGGACAGAGACAAGGAATCAGCACGTAATCATTTATAATACAGTCTGGAGAGAGACAAGTGGTCATCACCATAAcaactacatacagacatgttacagtcaacaccacaacaacaacttATTGCAACAGTCACCACCATAACATCTGCTCATATAAATGGTTCCTTTGTTCTAATATTAATTTCTAAAATCGTACATTTTATCTAATGAAGTGATAATCACTCACACCCTCCATAAAACTCACCGGGGTTTGCCAGCCTGCTGCTCGTGGGCCCCAGGATCTGGTAAGGATCTAAGAAGGGaaaaacatttacattagtaGGAGAAAATATTTTATTCAGCTCAATCACCATCTATTTCAGAGTACTGTTCAAGCTAATATCTTACCTAGCTGAGGCCTCTGCTCCTCTGTTTTGGTGACAATGACTGGGGAGGGCTGGGAACCTTGAGGGATAAAGTGTCCAAAATATTAACAGGGGGTTGGGTTGGTTTCCTTGAGGGCAATGTTCCAAGTGTATACAGTGGAGAAATATATTCTTATCTTGAGGTATACAATTTCCTGTTCTCTGATTGTGCCCAGCCTGTTTTGTTTACGTCTAGTCCACAGGCTTGTAAAGAGGTACATTCTTAAATGAATTGTGATGTACGTTGACACATTTCCCAATAGATGAAAAGCAAAGAGAGTGCCATCTTTTGACAAAGGACTGATGTACAGTACATTGTGACTCCTTACCTTTGGTGGAAGACACAGCTTGTGTAGGCCATCCAGATCTTCTGGCTGCTTCATATGCCAGGTCTGTAAAATAACAGTAATGACAAGTCAACCTGCTGCCTGCAGTTATGAACCTTACCCCTAGATGGCGCTatgataaaaacaaaaacatgatgAGTGAGTGCATTTCAGTGGGTCACCTCATCAGTCTGAGGTAAGAGTGGTTGATTGCCAGAGACTTTCCATAATACAAGGGGCCTAAGCACATAGGCACAACTACTGCAGTCTGGAGTATTATTTTAAGGGCAGAGGATGCTTGTGTTGAATATAAACAAATTAAAGCACCTCTAAAATATTATTTTGATGAACTTCTTCTAAACATACCTTAGTATATGAGTATTTTTGTACAATAATCAAAATGTAGTACTTGTGTGCAAGGCGTGTGGTTCCTTGTTTCTGCTTTACCCATGTACCTTGCTCCTCTAAGTGTAATTGGATGTGCTTACAGTAAGCTCTTATGCCTCATCTACATAAACTTGTAGGAGTGATGAATCACCCACCTGGCCTAGCGGAGACTCTGGGGGAGTTGTCAGTGGGATAAACGGGAGTGTTGGGGAAAATAAAACTTGCACCTCCTgtgaagagtgaaagagaggataATCAATGAATTACGTAAATGATTATGTACCCGTAATGTCACAACTTCTCATGACACATTGACTGAACGTTCCATATCCATGTGGGGAGGGATTTCGTGCAGCACATGGGTAATTACAGCACTATGCATCAACGTTAGACTTTAGCACATGCCTTCATCTACGCTCTACAGCCACAATGCATTACTGCACCAGCATACAGTAACTTCTGCACAACATAACAAAAACACATTAGAAATAATAACAACCAGTATCAGATTAGATGACTTGATGCATAATCTGATAACCATATGAATACAAAAAAGCAGtgtgcatgtacagtatataaaaagTGCACTGTATATACTTGGTGGGCACTGTGTGAGTGTGAGGATACTGTGGTGGCGGGAGCAAAGCCAGAGGTAGAGAAGGGGGGCAGGGGTCTCCTTACCTGTGTTGCGAGCATGCATTAACCGCGGGGAGTTTTGTAAGGCTTTGTCAACATCATCGGAAGTCAAGTGAGGAAGTGGAGCTGAGAAATAAAACATTCTTTTGAAAAAGAGATGAACCAAAAAAAGAAAACAGCTCAAAACAACCTATGATGTGCAAGGAGTGATGCGTTGGGGGGCGTCAGCCATGATAAACACAGACCTTTAGCGATGCACTAAGGTAAGGGCTGCTCTCAGAACTGCCATAGAGGCAACATTCAACAGGCAAGGAGCAGTACAGGGAGATAGCGGGTGAGGAGAGGGAAAcggagtgggaaagagagagcgagaaagagagagagcatgtaaGTGTGGAACACATCGCCATAGCGAGAGGGGAGACAATGGCAGGGAGGACCAACCCAAATAAACAGTTAATCACCCGTGCCCACATTCGTCTGTGAGAATCGCTTTTCCCAATTTTCCCTCCTTCAGAGTAAATTCGGCGAGCGAGTGTACACACAAGGGGGAAAGAGGAGCAGAAACCATTACCAAAAACAAAAGGAGGAGAGGGCATTCTTCCTTTCCCCCCCATCACTAGTGTTTTTTCCAGTCGAAGAGACGTCAAATACAAAGCCAGCCACCGTCAGGGTCTGTGAATAGTGTAGGTGTGCCTACCCACTCCCTTCAGACCATTTTACATCTAAAGCCAAACAAAAATAAATCTTTGGAGACAGATAAGTAGGCCTATTGGCAATTCTCTCTAATCAATTTCAAACTGCCCACAGTATTTAAATGAGGGGGTGGGAACTGTTGATTGCCCTAAAAGGAATGTATAAGAAAAGGTAATTCAAAAGATTTTTGTGAGACGTGTTTCAAGAGAGCTTCAAGCACAAACAACAGCCCAGTTCAGAACGTGGTGGTACACCACTCTAAACTCTGGACTCCTCcagctatctgtctgtctgtgtggtctgtgtgtctgGCTTTCTTTCTGTTttgttcctctctttctcccatcaCTTACCTCATCTGTACATCTGTGGCTAAACCCTACCAAAACCGACACTGATATCAAACAAACAAAACCATTAGCAGTCATCATGAGAAGAGTAATGTTTCATTGGAAAGTTGTCTGCACGATCAAATGGAGCTTGGACTACCCTATTCTTggagtgcagagagagacagactatcAAAGATACACATAATCTCAAGAGTCTATACTATGACTATAAACAGATACGTCTCTTAAGATCGGTGTCAATTAGGACTTTGATGTAGTATATCTATTCCTCTTCAAAAACATGTTCATGATTGTATTATTGTTACACTACTGCCACCACTaatcctactactactacccaactactactactgtcacaTCTACTGCTAACAATTTaaaaaccgtgtgtgtgtgtgtgtgtgtgtgtgtgcgtgcgtgtgcaagTGAACGAGCATGTGGACGACATGCACAACaacgtgtgtgtgtagaggggaggTGAGGTGCAGTGGACAGGAAAGCAGGCCTTGGAGCAGTGAGTCATTCAGCCAAAGCAGCAGAAGCAGCAGCAACAGGGACTCCTTCACCAGGTTGCATTCTAATCTGTAGTCAAGCAAAATAGCTGAGGTCCTCTGGAGTACGTCAGTGAGAGCTCAGTTTGATTCAcactacacacagacaggactacTGAGGCTCGCTACTGGAAGGCTGCAGGATCTGCCTTTTGCCCTAACTTTAACAAGCTATGACTTTTAACAAGCAGACACTTTGTTAAGGGAACAAGTGTATCTTGTATCTCACACTCCCCTTTCTCCTTAATAATCTAGACAAGTCTGGTTCTAGAGAGCCACAGTGTGTACAGGCTTTGCTTTCAGGCCACAATTTAAAGCACCTTAGGCCTGCTTACCTTATAACCCCCCAGGACAAGTTTCCTACCTTACCCCTGGTATCGAGGTAAAGAATGGACCACCAGACAACAGCAGCCCTTCAGTAGTAGCCCTTTGTAGCATTTCTCTTTACCACCTGCCAACGCATTGTGTTGGTCAGCTGGGGAAAAGGGACAGAAGGCGGGAGcacggagagggaggagaggagagaaggatgatgaggaggagaaggaagatacTAGACTCACTCTCTCTGAGGTAGTGCAGGTGGGAGAGCAGGATCTCTGCGTTGTAGCTGAGTGTGAGCCTCTGGAAGTCCTCCTTGCTCATCTTGCACAGGTCCTTGCCGTCCATGTTGTGGAAGAGAGCCACGTCCACGTCCAGCAAGCCATACTCCTTAACTGCCCACTCCAGCCACTGGCGCACATGCTCCGTGGACCAGAGTGTGGGATCTGCAAGGCCATGGACACAACATAGGAAGGGGATGTGTTAACACTATGGAAGGGGGTGTGTTAACACTATGGAAGGGGATGTGTTAACACTGTGGAAGGGGATGTGTTAACACTATGGAAGGGGATGTGTTAACACTATGGAAGGGGATGTGTTAACACTATGGAAGGGGATGTGTTAACACTATGGAAGGGGATGTGTTAACACTATGGAAGGGGGTGTGTTAACATTATGGAAGGGGGTGTGTTAACACTATGGAAGGGGGTGTGTTAACACTATGGAAGGGGAtgtgtctatggaagggggtgtgTTAACACTATGGAAGGGGGTGTGTTAACACTATGGAAGGGGATGTGTTAACACTATGGAAGGGGGTGTGTTAACACTATGGAAGGGGATGTGTTAACACTATGGAAGGGGATGTGTTAACACTATGGAAGGGGATGTGTTAACACTATGGAAGGGGGTGTGTTAACACTATGGAAGGGGGTGTGTTAACACTATGGAAGGGGATGTGTTAACACTATGGAAGGGGGTGTGTTAACACTATGGAAGGGGGTGTGTTAACACTATGGAAGGGGATGTGTTAACACTATGGAAGAGGATGTGTTAACACTATGGAAGGGGGTGTGTTAACATTATGGAAGGGGGTGTGTTAACACTATGGAAGGGGGTGTGTTAACACTATGGAAGGGGATGTGTTAACACTATGGAAGGGGATGTGTTAACACTATGGAAGGGGATGTGTTAACACTATGGAAGGGGATGTGTTAACACTATGGAAGGGGATGTGTTATAACACTGTGGAAGGGGATGTGTTAACACTATGGAAGGGGATGTGTTAACACTATGGAAGGGGATGTGTTAACACTATGGAAGGGGATGTATTAACACTATGGAAGGGGATGTGTTAACACTATGGAAGGGGATGTGTTAACACTATGGAAGGGGATGTGTTAACACTATGGAAGGGGATGTGTTAACACTGTGGAAGGGGATGTGTTAACACTATGGAAGGGGATGTGTTAACACTATGGAAGGGGATGTGTTAACACTATGGAAGGGGATGTGTTAACACTATGGAAGGGGATGTGTTAACACTATGGAAGGGGATGTGTTAACACTATGGAAGGGGTAAGATGCAGCGAGTAGCAACATGTAACTGGAGCAACTTATCCCACCACAGAGAAAGGAGAATGGAAACTCTCATAGTAAATGCTCACGTTTATACTTAGTTATTTTCTTACAGTTCATACTTACTCTCATTCTTTATATGATAATAGTTGAGAATACATTTGCAATGAAACTGGTTTTAACAACCAACATTTTGtaaataaatgttaatttgtgcAAATACAGTTCATTTACATGAGTACTGTGTTTAGAACGATGACATTCTCTTTCCCAGAGATAAGACCACtgttacaaaacacacacacacctaacaaaCTTAACAGGATCCAAAAAACAGCTGACAGGTACAGAAACAAACCACACTGTCGTCTGGTTCTCCGTTCCAGCAATATTTAACAGTACCTGTAACtgtatctgtgtcccaaatggcaccctattccctacatagtgcagtacTTATGAGCAGAGCCTTACgtgccttggtcaaaagtagtgcatcgtataggggatagggtgctatttgggacgcatatGTAACCCTAGCTCTCTGAGAACGAGACTACTAGcgtctaaatatatattttttttttggggggggggggctggaagCCAGAGTACTTACACAGGCTCAGAGAGCAAGGGGCAACGGTAACTCATCCCTCACTACAGAGACACGAGGCAGGGATCAGTTGGGCGAAGGGGAGGCTGGCTGGCACTCGCTCTCCTCAGCCCTCAGGTCTGTCTCAGTGCAATATTGGAGGACTTAACCATCCAAACAATATAGTGGATGTGGCATTAAGCAGTGAATGCACTGTAATGCAGATGGAATTCAGATGGGACAGAAACTATAGAGGGGTGGAATCAAGTACtacatattataaactgggtggttagagccctgaatgctgattggctgacagccgtggtatatcagaccgtataccacgggtatgacaaaacatttatttttactgctctaattacgttgataaccagtttataatagcaataaggcacctcagaggtttgtggtatatggccaatataccacagctaaaggctgtgtccaggcactccgcaatgCATCGTGCCAAAAACAGCCCttacccgtggtatattggccatacagtatacccccccccccagtgccttattgcttaattatatcatAGGCAATACACTTTTGCATAACGTTTCTGTATTCTCTCCAACAATATATGATCCTATATGGCAGAGATGTTGGGTGGGGCTCTAAGGCCTCTTAAAATGCACTAAGTGGTGCATTGTGCATCATATAGGAACAGATCTGTATGTATTTGAAGTTGAAATGCCCTCCCCAAGTCCCTATACCAAAATATCAGGAATGCGTTTCCTATACGTAGAGCAGAGAAGCCAGTTTAATATTGACCTCCCATTACATTCCGTGGAGCAGTGTGTGGCTATTGTCCTCTAAATTAACAGCAAAAACAGGATGTTCTTAACATGTCGCGTCATTGTCCTTGTCAGTTTCAGTTGGAGAGGAAGTTGCACTATGCCAGAAAAACTGTGTTGCACAACCTCCAGATAGAGAGTACAGTGCTCCGGGCCGTCAATGGACAGGTTTGTCTTTGGGAAAATTACTCAAAACAAAGTTTCTCTATGGTTATTTTCCATTGGCTACATTACTGTGGggtggcatgtagcctagtggttagagtgttgggccagtaaccgaaaggtttctggatcgaatcccaatgctgacaaggtaaagatctgtggttctgcccctgaacaaggcagttatccactgttcctaggctgtcattgtaaataagaatttgtttttaactgacttgcctagttaaataaaggttacactgtGACAAAGGCTAACATAGGATCTAGTGTGACCTTTGGTTTGAGCTTCATGTACACTATGGGTCAAATATTTTAGaatattcaagggtttttctttatttttacta
It encodes:
- the LOC115154232 gene encoding transcriptional regulator Erg isoform X4, whose translation is MIQTGTDPAGPTKEALSVVSEDQSLFECTYGTPHHAKAEMAAAASEYGQTAKMSPRVHQQDWLSQPPARVTIKMECNSGQVNGNRNSPDECSVGKNGKLSSGGEGSTPVTYSSYLEDKHIAPPNMTTNERRVIVPADPTLWSTEHVRQWLEWAVKEYGLLDVDVALFHNMDGKDLCKMSKEDFQRLTLSYNAEILLSHLHYLRETPLPHLTSDDVDKALQNSPRLMHARNTGGASFIFPNTPVYPTDNSPRVSARPDLAYEAARRSGWPTQAVSSTKGSQPSPVIVTKTEEQRPQLDPYQILGPTSSRLANPGSGQIQLWQFLLELLSDSTNSGCITWEGTNGEFKMTDPDEVARRWGERKSKPNMNYDKLSRALRYYYDKNIMTKVHGKRYAYKFDFHGIAQALQPHPPESSMYKYPSDLSYMSTYHAHQQKVNFVTPHPQALPVTSSSFFAAPNPYWNSPTGGIYPNTRHPGAHMPSHLGTYY
- the LOC115154232 gene encoding transcriptional regulator Erg isoform X2, yielding MRGPGFQEALSVVSEDQSLFECTYGTPHHAKAEMAAAASEYGQTAKMSPRVHQQDWLSQPPARVTIKMECNSGQVNGNRNSPDECSVGKNGKLSSGGEGSTPVTYSSYLEDKHIAPPNMTTNERRVIVPADPTLWSTEHVRQWLEWAVKEYGLLDVDVALFHNMDGKDLCKMSKEDFQRLTLSYNAEILLSHLHYLRETPLPHLTSDDVDKALQNSPRLMHARNTGGASFIFPNTPVYPTDNSPRVSARPDLAYEAARRSGWPTQAVSSTKGSQPSPVIVTKTEEQRPQLDPYQILGPTSSRLANPDVGRDSNKPQSADIALLLSFKGSGQIQLWQFLLELLSDSTNSGCITWEGTNGEFKMTDPDEVARRWGERKSKPNMNYDKLSRALRYYYDKNIMTKVHGKRYAYKFDFHGIAQALQPHPPESSMYKYPSDLSYMSTYHAHQQKVNFVTPHPQALPVTSSSFFAAPNPYWNSPTGGIYPNTRHPGAHMPSHLGTYY